In Micromonospora sp. WMMA1363, a genomic segment contains:
- a CDS encoding class I SAM-dependent methyltransferase, translating into MDDDSRVTRRTVGNAEARRANRHWWDADADAYQAEHGAFLGDVDFVWCPEGLRESDARLLGDLAGRRVLELGAGAAAAARWLATQDAWPVALDLSASMLRHAALTADRTGVRVPLMQADALALPFTDAAFDVVCTAFGAVPFVADSAAVMREVARVLRPGGRWVFSVTHPMRWIFLDDPGEAGLTAVHSYFDRSPYVEQDEHGVATYVEQHRTLGDRIRELVGAGFRLVDLVEPEWPAGHQGTWGQWGPLRGRLFPGTAIFVAEKPASR; encoded by the coding sequence ATGGACGATGACAGCCGGGTCACCCGCCGCACCGTCGGCAACGCCGAGGCGCGCCGCGCCAATCGCCACTGGTGGGACGCCGACGCCGACGCGTACCAGGCCGAGCACGGGGCGTTCCTGGGTGACGTCGACTTCGTCTGGTGCCCGGAAGGGCTACGCGAGTCCGACGCGCGCCTCCTCGGCGACCTGGCCGGACGACGCGTGCTGGAACTGGGCGCCGGGGCCGCCGCCGCGGCCCGCTGGCTGGCCACCCAGGACGCCTGGCCGGTCGCCCTGGACCTGTCCGCCAGCATGTTGCGGCACGCCGCGCTCACCGCCGACCGCACCGGGGTACGCGTCCCGCTGATGCAGGCCGACGCGCTCGCCCTACCGTTCACCGACGCCGCGTTCGACGTGGTGTGCACGGCGTTCGGGGCGGTACCGTTCGTCGCCGACTCGGCGGCCGTCATGCGAGAGGTCGCCCGGGTGCTGCGTCCCGGGGGCCGCTGGGTGTTCTCGGTGACCCACCCGATGCGCTGGATCTTTCTCGACGATCCCGGCGAGGCCGGGCTGACCGCCGTGCACTCGTACTTCGACCGCTCTCCGTACGTGGAGCAGGACGAGCACGGCGTCGCCACGTACGTCGAGCAGCACCGCACGCTCGGTGACCGGATCCGGGAACTGGTGGGCGCGGGCTTTCGGCTGGTCGATCTGGTCGAGCCGGAGTGGCCGGCGGGCCACCAGGGGACCTGGGGCCAGTGGGGCCCGCTGCGCGGCCGTCTCTTCCCCGGCACCGCCATCTTCGTCGCCGAGAAGCCGGCGTCCCGGTAA
- the coaE gene encoding dephospho-CoA kinase, translated as MLTVGLTGGIGSGKSAVAARLARCGAVLVDADRVSREVVAPGTEGLAEIVAAFSERVLGADGALDRAALGAVVFADQTARRTLETIIHPRVRARTAELVAAAPPDAIVVNDVPLLVEVGLAPTYHLVIVVQTAVTTRLQRLARYRGMNRAEARRRIAAQADDVRRREVADAVLTNDGALDELNTAIDALWADRLLPYEANVRERRSVPPPRVELIEADPTWPQQYARLAARIRHAVAPADLRIDHIGSTAVPGLAARDVIDIQLTVPRLADADGPLAERLGDAGFPRLPGEWWDTHRPSGDGRWAKRLHGGADPARPVRLHIRETASPGWRYALLLRDHLRAEADQRAAYLLSKRELAASPPDAEGPLTATDRWFDEAHLRAEGWAARTGWRP; from the coding sequence GTGCTGACGGTGGGTTTGACCGGCGGGATCGGCTCCGGCAAGAGCGCGGTCGCGGCTCGGCTGGCGCGGTGTGGTGCGGTGCTCGTCGACGCCGACCGGGTCTCCCGCGAGGTGGTCGCACCCGGCACCGAGGGGCTCGCCGAGATCGTCGCCGCCTTCTCCGAACGGGTGCTCGGGGCGGATGGCGCCCTTGACCGGGCGGCGCTGGGGGCCGTGGTCTTCGCCGACCAAACGGCTCGCCGGACGCTGGAGACGATCATCCATCCGCGGGTGCGAGCCCGCACCGCCGAGCTGGTCGCCGCGGCACCGCCGGACGCGATCGTGGTCAACGACGTGCCGCTGCTGGTGGAGGTGGGGCTAGCCCCCACCTACCACCTGGTCATCGTGGTACAGACGGCCGTGACCACCCGGTTGCAGCGGCTGGCCCGGTATCGGGGGATGAACCGGGCGGAGGCGCGGCGGCGGATCGCCGCGCAGGCCGACGACGTCCGCCGTCGGGAGGTCGCCGACGCGGTGCTCACCAACGACGGCGCCCTCGACGAGCTGAACACCGCGATCGATGCGCTCTGGGCGGACCGGCTGCTGCCGTACGAGGCGAACGTGCGCGAGCGGCGCTCGGTCCCGCCGCCCCGGGTCGAGCTGATCGAGGCCGACCCGACGTGGCCGCAGCAGTACGCGCGCCTGGCCGCCCGGATCCGGCACGCCGTCGCGCCGGCCGACCTGCGGATCGACCACATCGGCTCGACGGCGGTCCCCGGCCTCGCCGCCAGGGACGTGATCGACATCCAGCTCACCGTGCCGCGGCTCGCCGACGCCGACGGGCCCCTCGCCGAGCGTCTCGGCGACGCGGGCTTCCCACGCCTGCCCGGCGAGTGGTGGGACACGCACCGGCCGTCCGGGGACGGCCGGTGGGCGAAGCGGCTGCACGGCGGCGCCGACCCGGCCCGACCGGTGCGTCTGCACATCCGCGAGACCGCTTCGCCCGGTTGGCGGTACGCGCTGCTGCTGCGGGACCACCTGCGGGCGGAGGCGGACCAGCGGGCCGCGTACCTGCTGTCCAAGCGGGAGCTGGCTGCTTCGCCGCCGGACGCCGAGGGGCCTTTGACCGCGACGGACAGGTGGTTCGACGAGGCGCACCTGCGGGCCGAGGGGTGGGCGGCGCGGACCGGCTGGCGTCCCTGA
- the rpsA gene encoding 30S ribosomal protein S1 yields MTSSIEAPSSATKVTVDDLGSEEAFLAAIDETIKYFNDGDIVEGTVVKVDRDEVLLDIGYKTEGVIPSRELSIKHDVDPAEVVSVGDHIEALVLQKEDKEGRLILSKKRAQYERAWGTIEKIKDEDGVVRGSVIEVVKGGLILDIGLRGFLPASLVEMRRVRDLQPYVGRELEAKIIELDKNRNNVVLSRRAWLEQTQSEVRTEFLNKLQKGQVRKGVVSSIVNFGAFVDLGGVDGLVHVSELSWKHIDHPSEVVEVGQEVEVEVLDVDLDRERVSLSLKATQEDPWRQFARTHAIQQIVPGKVTKLVPFGAFVRVDDGIEGLVHISELAERHVEIPEQVVQVGSEVMVKVIDIDLERRRISLSLKQANEGFVEGEEHFDPTLYGMAATYDAEGNYIYPEGFDPETGEWLEGYEKQRETWEQQYAEARLRWEAHQKQVQTSRAADAEAAANPAPATGTTTSTSPAPSRQAEEPSGTLATDEALAALREKLAGGK; encoded by the coding sequence ATGACGAGCAGCATCGAGGCCCCCTCGAGCGCCACCAAGGTCACCGTCGACGATCTCGGTTCCGAGGAGGCTTTCCTCGCCGCGATCGACGAGACCATCAAGTACTTCAACGACGGCGACATTGTCGAAGGCACCGTCGTCAAGGTCGATCGGGACGAGGTCCTGCTCGACATCGGCTACAAGACCGAGGGTGTCATTCCCTCTCGGGAGTTGTCGATCAAGCACGACGTGGACCCGGCCGAGGTGGTGTCGGTCGGCGACCACATCGAGGCCCTTGTCCTCCAGAAGGAGGACAAGGAGGGGCGTCTGATCCTCTCGAAGAAGCGCGCCCAGTACGAGCGTGCCTGGGGCACGATCGAGAAGATCAAGGACGAGGACGGCGTCGTCCGCGGTTCGGTCATCGAGGTGGTCAAGGGTGGCCTGATCCTCGACATCGGTCTGCGCGGCTTCCTGCCGGCCTCCCTGGTCGAGATGCGGCGGGTGCGTGACCTCCAGCCGTACGTGGGCCGCGAGCTCGAGGCCAAGATCATCGAGCTGGACAAGAACCGTAACAACGTGGTCCTGTCCCGCCGGGCCTGGCTCGAGCAGACGCAGTCCGAGGTGCGCACCGAGTTCCTCAACAAGCTGCAGAAGGGCCAGGTCCGTAAGGGCGTCGTGTCCTCGATCGTCAACTTCGGCGCGTTCGTCGACCTCGGCGGCGTGGACGGCCTGGTACACGTCTCCGAGCTGTCCTGGAAGCACATCGACCACCCGTCCGAGGTCGTCGAGGTGGGCCAGGAGGTCGAGGTCGAGGTCCTGGACGTCGACCTGGACCGCGAGCGGGTCTCGCTGTCGCTGAAGGCGACCCAGGAAGACCCGTGGCGGCAGTTCGCCCGCACCCACGCGATCCAGCAGATCGTGCCCGGTAAGGTCACCAAGCTGGTGCCGTTCGGTGCGTTCGTCCGGGTCGACGACGGCATCGAGGGCCTGGTCCACATCTCCGAGCTGGCCGAGCGCCACGTGGAGATCCCGGAGCAGGTCGTGCAGGTCGGTTCCGAGGTCATGGTCAAGGTCATCGACATCGACCTGGAGCGCCGCCGGATCTCGCTCTCGCTCAAGCAGGCCAACGAGGGCTTCGTCGAGGGCGAGGAGCACTTCGACCCGACCCTCTACGGCATGGCCGCGACCTACGACGCCGAGGGCAACTACATCTACCCGGAGGGCTTCGACCCGGAGACGGGCGAGTGGCTCGAGGGGTACGAGAAGCAGCGCGAGACGTGGGAGCAGCAGTACGCCGAGGCGCGCCTGCGTTGGGAGGCCCACCAGAAGCAGGTGCAGACCTCTCGCGCCGCCGACGCCGAGGCCGCCGCGAACCCGGCTCCGGCCACCGGCACCACCACCTCGACCAGCCCGGCCCCGAGTCGGCAGGCCGAGGAGCCGTCCGGCACCCTCGCCACCGACGAGGCGCTCGCCGCGCTGCGGGAGAAGCTCGCCGGCGGCAAGTGA
- a CDS encoding serine hydrolase: MKQTNTVVAALIAALLLPPVLAPATGAAHRPPQYCASTSHPELADRLSRELTAPARGRDTTLAFAIWDEQTGLTCAHHPTMPYQAASIIKVSIMTGVLRRAQEENRRPTPQEEAEVRSMIVDSDDQATTTLYNSLGPAFMKRTLEVSGMDDSRLGPDDRWGRTQVTAADAMKQLDVYSNRSDVLSPEHRADGLRLMGEVAPDQRWGTPHGAPHGVTVYVKNGWAQFPDKTWQINSLGIFTATGRRYQMAVLTDQNPTETAGIATIEQLAQHVHHALE; encoded by the coding sequence ATGAAGCAGACCAACACGGTCGTCGCCGCGCTCATCGCCGCTCTTCTCCTGCCCCCGGTCCTCGCACCCGCCACCGGGGCAGCCCACCGCCCCCCGCAGTATTGCGCGTCCACATCGCATCCCGAGTTGGCGGACCGACTATCCCGCGAATTGACCGCCCCCGCCCGCGGGCGGGACACCACACTGGCTTTTGCGATCTGGGATGAGCAGACGGGCCTGACCTGCGCTCACCACCCCACCATGCCGTATCAGGCGGCAAGCATCATCAAGGTGTCGATCATGACCGGCGTACTGCGTCGGGCCCAGGAGGAGAACAGGCGGCCGACCCCGCAGGAAGAGGCGGAGGTCCGGTCCATGATCGTCGATTCGGACGACCAGGCCACGACAACCTTGTACAACAGCCTCGGGCCGGCCTTCATGAAACGCACTCTCGAAGTCTCGGGTATGGACGACAGCCGCCTCGGCCCCGACGACAGGTGGGGCCGGACCCAGGTCACCGCGGCCGACGCGATGAAACAGTTGGACGTGTACTCGAACAGGTCGGACGTGCTCTCCCCCGAACACCGGGCGGACGGGCTGCGGCTCATGGGCGAGGTGGCTCCCGATCAACGCTGGGGAACCCCGCACGGCGCACCGCACGGGGTGACGGTGTATGTCAAGAATGGCTGGGCCCAGTTTCCGGACAAGACGTGGCAAATCAACAGTCTCGGCATCTTCACGGCAACGGGCAGGCGATATCAGATGGCTGTGCTGACGGATCAGAACCCGACCGAAACCGCCGGCATCGCGACTATCGAACAGCTGGCCCAGCACGTACACCACGCCCTGGAATAG
- a CDS encoding DUF2945 domain-containing protein encodes MAKQEFDRGDHVSWASHSGRAHGVVKEKLVDRTHVRGHPVDASPEDPQYRIRNDHSGRDVAHRPEALRHEPR; translated from the coding sequence ATGGCCAAGCAGGAATTCGACAGGGGCGACCACGTGTCCTGGGCCAGTCACAGCGGCCGGGCCCACGGAGTGGTCAAGGAGAAGCTCGTCGACCGGACGCACGTACGCGGGCACCCCGTCGACGCGTCACCGGAGGATCCGCAGTACCGGATCCGCAACGACCACTCGGGACGGGACGTCGCCCACCGACCGGAGGCGCTCCGCCATGAGCCGCGATGA